The DNA region CTGCGGTTTCATTGGGACATCACCCCGGAGCGGGCGGATCGCATCGAGGCCCTGCTGAATCAAATCCGCGCCGAGCGCGAAGCCCGGGGGGAGGGCGGCGAGGAGGGGAAGGCGTCGTCGCCGGCGGAGGAGAGCGGCGATGCGTGAGTTCCCCTGGGGCGAGGTGCGGCAGGCGCTCCGGGTGGCGCAACGGGTGGCGGTGGTCTCCCATGTGCGGCCTGACGGCGACGCCGTGGGCTCGGTGCTGGGGCTGGGCTGGGCTTTGCGGACCGCCGGCAAACAGGTGAGCCTGGCTTTGGCCGACGGCGTGCCGTTCAATCTGCGCCATCTGCCCGGCGCGGAGGACATCGCGCCTCAGGTGACGGGCG from Anaerolineae bacterium includes:
- a CDS encoding bifunctional oligoribonuclease/PAP phosphatase NrnA, giving the protein MREFPWGEVRQALRVAQRVAVVSHVRPDGDAVGSVLGLGWALRTAGKQVSLALADGVPFNLRHLPGAEDIAPQVTGEVDWVIVVDASDRGRVGTALPAEAVVDLNIDHHKTNTAYARYNLVNPEAVSTTAVLVEFIAEMGLPLPQE